CGATTTGATCGCAGGTAACCGTGTCAAGTCGCTGAACTCTGGCGGGGGATCAGTTAACCCGGCTGTTAAGGCTCTGAGTTGTTGTTGTACTAGGGGTTTGGGGTCAAGCAGTTGCAGACCGACGCTGAGGGCGATCGCATATTTTTCCACTAAGTATTGCTTGCCGTCGTAGAGAGAAGCCATTGGTAAATTGCGTAATGCGCCATCCAGCACAAACACTAGGGTATTGACGCGACTCGCTGCCAATTTTGATTCTATTGGTTTTATTAGCCAGTTGTAAACTTGTTGCGACTGGATTTTGATGGCTTTAGTCGCCGCCGGATTCACGAGATTTTTTCGTAATTCTGTGAGGATTTTGTCTACTTCTGTTTGGGGAATTTGAGTACTGTAATGCTGCAGGGGTTGGTTGGGAATTTTGACAATTACCTGGATCTGTTCCGGGAGAATAATTGGGTAAAAGATGGCAGCGGTGGGATTATCTTGATCGACCATTTTATCCAAAGAGACATTCTGACCTTGCAAGCAAGCTTCTCGGAAGAAATTATCTAATTCTGCCAACTGCAAAGCTTCAATCCGTTGGCGGATTTTATCTAAAGTTTTTTCATTCGGTTGGCCTTTTTGAGATTGCAGCAATAACTCTACTGATTGCCGATATATAGGTTCAACCGTGTCTCGGAAGTTGAATTGCACATCCTGATTGATTGCTACCAAGTCACTGCGGAGAGAGTGGAGAATATCCACGGCTGCATCATAAGCGGCGATCGCTCCTGTAATATTTTTTTGCTCCCACAACAACCTACCTAACTGCCAATCTAAACGATAGGCTATTTCTGGCGCATTGCTGGGTTGCGCCAAAATTAATGCTTGTTCGGTGAGGTTTTGTGCCTCTGACCACTGTTTTGTTTGAGCATATAAACCGCCCAAACTCCCTAGTGCATAAGCTTCGGCTCGCTGATCGCCTAAATCGCGGGATTGCTGGATCGCATTGGTGAGCATCAGTGCTGAGTTAGGAATGGGGAGTGCGGAGTCAGAAATTAGGAGTGAGGAGTTCGCTGTGAGGAAGGCTGAGTTCTTGATGCGACCGAGGAAGTCAGAATTTTCAGCATTCTGGATTTTCATCAGGGTTTGGGCAAAGTTAATCTGGGCGTAGATACTAGCACGACTGGGGGGAAGTTGCTTGACTTGTGATTCAATTAATGGTATATATATTTGCGCTTCTGCCAATTTTTGCTCTTGGATGAGTAGGCGCAGGTAATTGAGTTGTGCCTGGACTTTGGTTAGAGGCGAAGGGGATACTTGGACTGTTTGTTGATAATAGGCGATCGCCTGTGATTTTTGCTGCTGTGCCTGGGCATTATTCCCCAGGCTAAAAAGACTTGCCCCCATATCTACTTTAGATTGGAGATTTTGAGCAATTACAAGACTTTGCTCTAAGGCAGTGCGGGACATTTGCAGATCGCCTACTACTAAAAGAGTATCCCCAAGCGATCGCAATCCTACTGCTTTTGTGATCGAGTCTGGTTGTAATTGTAATTTCTGATTCACTTCATCTAGTATTTTTACCGCTTGACGATAAGCACCTTTAGTGCGCCATGCCTGTGCTTGGTTGATCAGCGATCGCACCACACCGCTATGATTTTCTAGTTTGGTATAAATTTCTGCTGTCTGCTGCCAAGTTGTTAAAGCTGCTTCTGGCTGTCCCATTGCCAGTTGTAGGCGACCTTGAATATCCAGGGATTGGGCAAATATTTGCAGATTTTGCCCGTTTTGTGCCTCTTTTAGTAAATTTAAGCTTTGTGTAATTGCCTGCTTGGCCTGTGTCCATGCACCGAGTTGCTGGTAAGCTAGGGAAAGATTGCTCAAGGTGGCAGCTAGTTTCAGGCGATCGCTCTGCTGCTGGACTGCTTGCTGTAAGACCTGCACCGCTTCGGCAAACCTACCGCTGTCGTACAGTGCTTTACCCTGTTGCACCAGAGAAGCCGGATCAGTTAAAGTGCTAGCAGCAGTAATTTGATTAATTGTAATTGTTGGCAATTTTGCCAGTGCAGGTGAGCCGAGGATGCACAGCAAAGTTATGAGGAAGTAAAGAGGCAACCAGAAAGAATGCCGTAATTTCACAGCATTCACTGCTACTTTTTTATTCCCTAGTTTATCAGCCATGCCCCATATCCGATACCCACGAATATGATTTATTTTATGTCTCATACTTAATCTTCTAAATACCCTTGTTCTTCAGCGAATTTACGTAAACGAGGGAGACATTGACGTTTATAAAAACTGCTTAACGTACCAATTGACAGCCCGAACTCTTCAGACAATTCTTTCCAACTAACTTCTGGGGGAAGGCGTCTGATAATTAACACCTGACAATTCACCTCTGGACGCCCTTTAATATAAGTACCCCTCAGTTCTCCTTCAGGGTCTGTCTGGGCCCATAAGCTGACATTTTCCAGAATAGGGGGAGTTTCAGCGGTAGCAGGTAGGGTATCAAGAGGGTCAAGGATTTCACTAGTTTCACCGGAACCAGACTGGTGTATCCTCAGTGGGACTTTTATCGCTTGTTCTCGGCGCTGATTCAGGTAAAAGTCTTGTAATCTGCGTTTTAGGTAAGCATTTAGCCAAGTAATGACAGTTCCATAATTTGAGTCATAGATTTGACCTGTTGTACCTTCACAAATATTGCGACAGAAATACAACCAAGTTTGTTGTAGAGCGTCCTGATAGTAGGGGGTACTTTCCCGCCAAAGTCTATGTGCAATTAAGCGAATAATTTGCGTAAGCAGCTTCTGACGCTGTGGACTTCCGGGTGGGTTTTGACAAGCTTGAGTAACTAAACGGCGCAGATGTTCATCCAAGTCAACCATAGCCATCTGGGTGAGGAAAGCAAGAATATATTAAGTATTGCGTAGCAAAAAAAATAGTGTATAGAATTACCTTTGTTGGTAACACGGTCTTTTGTCTTATACATTTTATCTGTTATTAGGAACTTCCACACAAGCAAAACCGTTACATAAAACCTATTCATAACTACTCACAAATAGACAAATCTACTCATGTTATGTAGTTTGATGCTTACTTCCTGATACCCTCCGGGAACGCTAAGAGCGAACATTCTGGCAACGTCGGCGTTAACCCTTGATCAGAAGCAGGGAGCAAGGATCTCTTAGCAGGGAAAAGGTACAAACCGAACTACGTCCCGAAGTCGTAGGGGCGGGTGAGCGCGATATCCTCGTTAATAGTTGATGATCTTTATGAACCCTTCCCTGATGCGGAGCTTTTAGCCTCGTGGACAGAGCTTTTAGCCCAATAAATACAGTTCAGTTAAGGAAAATTGTCGTAGGGGCACGGCACGAATAAAATTGTCATTAGAAGAAAAGATTTTGGATGCCGTGCCCCTACACTGTATACCATTTGAGTCTAACTGAACTGTATTGGCTTTTAACCTCGTGAGCGGAGCTTTTAGCCTCGTGGACGGAGCTTTTAGCCTCGTGAGCGGAGCTTTTAGCCTCGTGGACGGAGCTTTTAGCCTCGTGGACGGAGCTTTTAGCCTCGTGAGCGGAGCTTTTAGCCTCGTGGACGGAGCTTTTAGCCTCGTGGACGGAGCTTTTAGCCTCGTGAGCGGAGCTTTTAGCCTCGTGAGCGGAGCTTTTAGCCTCGTGAGCGGAGCTTTTAGCCTCGTGAGCGGAGCTTTTAGCTTCGTGAGCGGAGCTTTTAGCCTCGTGAGCGGAGCTTTTAGCCTCGTGAGCGGAGCTTTTAGCTTCGTGAGCGGAGCTTTTAGCCTCGTGGACGGAGCTTTTAGCTTCATTAATGGAGTTCAGAGCTTCATTAATGAAGTTCCAAGTCTCTTGACACACTCCCTGATCTGAAAGTTCAGGGATTCTGGATTTAAACAGCAATAGCAGGCATAGCCCGTCTTACATCACTGAGCAACGACAGACAATGCCCTGCCTGTTGCCACTATTTTACCAAAAAGCCGTCCTAGAAGAACGGCGGCTCTAGACCCAAACTTTCGGTAAGCGGAGTAATCTCCTTAACTGAACCGTATTGCGCTATAATCCGATCCAAGCAATGAAATTTTCCCACCAGGAATTAGTCAGATGACCGACAGTCAAGTTCATTTTTTGGCGAATATCTTGAATGTTCCAGTTAGTGAGCTTGGCTAGGGTTTGCGCCTCTTGTTCAAAACGCTGGGACAAAGACCGCTTGTAT
The Gloeotrichia echinulata CP02 DNA segment above includes these coding regions:
- a CDS encoding CHAT domain-containing protein, translating into MADKLGNKKVAVNAVKLRHSFWLPLYFLITLLCILGSPALAKLPTITINQITAASTLTDPASLVQQGKALYDSGRFAEAVQVLQQAVQQQSDRLKLAATLSNLSLAYQQLGAWTQAKQAITQSLNLLKEAQNGQNLQIFAQSLDIQGRLQLAMGQPEAALTTWQQTAEIYTKLENHSGVVRSLINQAQAWRTKGAYRQAVKILDEVNQKLQLQPDSITKAVGLRSLGDTLLVVGDLQMSRTALEQSLVIAQNLQSKVDMGASLFSLGNNAQAQQQKSQAIAYYQQTVQVSPSPLTKVQAQLNYLRLLIQEQKLAEAQIYIPLIESQVKQLPPSRASIYAQINFAQTLMKIQNAENSDFLGRIKNSAFLTANSSLLISDSALPIPNSALMLTNAIQQSRDLGDQRAEAYALGSLGGLYAQTKQWSEAQNLTEQALILAQPSNAPEIAYRLDWQLGRLLWEQKNITGAIAAYDAAVDILHSLRSDLVAINQDVQFNFRDTVEPIYRQSVELLLQSQKGQPNEKTLDKIRQRIEALQLAELDNFFREACLQGQNVSLDKMVDQDNPTAAIFYPIILPEQIQVIVKIPNQPLQHYSTQIPQTEVDKILTELRKNLVNPAATKAIKIQSQQVYNWLIKPIESKLAASRVNTLVFVLDGALRNLPMASLYDGKQYLVEKYAIALSVGLQLLDPKPLVQQQLRALTAGLTDPPPEFSDLTRLPAIKSEVNLIAQAGVLTTSLLDQQFTRQALEKEVNTTPFNVVHLATHGQFSSRADKTFILAADGPINVTQFDTLLRSRDRTKPQAVELLVLSACQTAAGDNRAALGLAGAAVRAGARSTLASLWQIDDESTALFVGAFYQELKGRKITKAEALRHAQLQLLQHPNYNSPSFWSAYVLIGNWL
- a CDS encoding sigma-70 family RNA polymerase sigma factor, giving the protein MVDLDEHLRRLVTQACQNPPGSPQRQKLLTQIIRLIAHRLWRESTPYYQDALQQTWLYFCRNICEGTTGQIYDSNYGTVITWLNAYLKRRLQDFYLNQRREQAIKVPLRIHQSGSGETSEILDPLDTLPATAETPPILENVSLWAQTDPEGELRGTYIKGRPEVNCQVLIIRRLPPEVSWKELSEEFGLSIGTLSSFYKRQCLPRLRKFAEEQGYLED